AAACAAGATTATAAATTTAATGTAATTGGTATAAGGTTAGCGATTAGATAGTGTTACGAGTGCCATCCCATTCGCCCAATTCTTCTTCTTTAGTATCACCAGCGCCATCAACGATAGCGGTTAGTGATACTTGATCGTTAGCTGTAATCGTAGCGCCATCAGAACTTAAAGTTCCGATGTTGAATAAAGCAACAAAACGGTTGTACTGAGTTCCAGAAACATGACGATAAACTGGTACAGTAGTCATACCACCTAAGTCGTTAGCATTGAAAAGGTTAGACGATGGACCTAAACCAACAGCCATTAATGCTGGACGATCATCTCCTGCATAAGCAGCTGCATCAAAACCTTGGCCTGAACCGCCCATAACACGCTCATAACCACCATTCCAAATAGCAACTTGTGTCGTACTATCAGCAGTACCACCAACGATTTGACCGTCTTCATCAAACGATACTGTGTAACCACAGCCGTTAGCAGCTGGAGACATAAAGATGTTACCCGCAACTACCGCATTTGCACGGCTAGCTATAACAGCTTCTAAATCAATACAAGTTACTACTGACCCTTCAGGAGTTTGATCTAAACCAGCATATTGTAAGCTGTTAATACCACCAGCGGCCATTACCGCAGCAACAGTAACAGGTAATGTTGTAACCGCTACATCTTCAATAGCGGCAACCGAAAGAAGCGCGGCTGAAGCTAAATCACTACCATCTGATAATGGAGTTTGAAGGATAGAATCAAACCCAGTTGGTAATACGTTTTTGTTCAATACACGGAAAGTACGAATGCCTTTGTTTAGTTCATCCATCATAGTAACGTGAGCGGCAGCAGAGGCACGGGCATCGGTATCTTGCAATGCGATAGACGCAGTGCCGGCGATAGCAGCTAAAATTGCCACAACAACCAATAGCTCAAGTAACGTGAAACCAGCTTGCTTGGCTTTAAGCTTTAAAAACTTGCCTTTTAGTTCGCTGTCATTGATTTGAGCTGCATCGATTTGGTTGAATTGTGCAGTTACTGCGTGGCGTTTGGCCCATAAGTTCTTGATCATGATTTTCTTATTCCATTATATTTTGTTTATTAAGTGCAAATGCGCTTGGCTAAGTTGCTACGTTAATCAACAAATAGTGCTAAATGTGACTGCGTTATTGCAAACTGCGACCTCAACCGAAGAGGCTTGGCAAATTTGAACAGCCATTTTTTGGTTTAGCGCTTCCCTTGATCGGGCTCCTTGCCCGCATCGATTCAATATTCAGTCCATGAATATCTACTTACTTTTTTTCGGTTAACAGATCTTTATCTCTTAACTCAGAATATCTCGTTTAAGCAGGGCCTTTATTGGGTTTTCATTTTTCAGGGCGTCGTCGCAATTAATAACGTAACGATATTGCTTGCCGCAATGAATAATAATTTCTTTTTGGCCACGTCTTAAAATGCGCATTTCAATCTTAAGTTCACCATAACCGTCGTGGTTAAATAAATCGGTGTATAATTTACTAATCATGTCGATAATGTCGACATGCGCTTCAGTATTTTTAATTAACGCCTGAACCATAATCATCCCTAAGTGGTTGCTTTTTATGTAAGACCTAATGAGAATGGTTCGTATTATCTACAATTTATTGCCCAAGTCAAGATCTAAATAAGAATCTTTTACATTTATTTTTTGTCGTTTGTTGGAATCAAAATTGCTTAAACTAGCTTGTAAGTTGCTTAAGTTATAATCGATGTCGCACCATGCTTGACTGAGCGGTCAATTATATTATTTGTTACCGCTTTATCATTGTTGAGTTTGGTTTGTTATCACAAGCAAGATAACTGAAATTTAGTTCAAACATTCAATAAGGTAACCGAACCGATTTTACGCGTATTCGAGTTTGGCAATCTGTGTCGCTCCAACAATGCCATTTATCGCCCAGCAGGAGACAAACCTATGCATATATGAGCGAAAACATACAACAGCATAAGAACAACAACAGTTAACTGCTACATCACCGGCATGCAGTGTCGTAACCTGCAAGTCACTCGCTTAGTGACTTGCAGGTGGTCAGCCTAAATTATGTGTCTGGTACACCGAAAATTATTTGCGTGGTTGGCTGTTCGTTTCAAAATCAATAAAATAGCCCTGACGCTGATGATTTTTTTTATCTAAATCATCAAAACCAGTAAAAATATACATCCGCAGCTGGCTGGCTGAGGGGGGGGGGTAATCAGCCGCCGGTTGATTGACGGCTTGCATAGTCTTGCTGGTTTGCTCGTTACTAAACTCGCGAATGCTGGTGGTTTTACAGGCCGTTAAGGTCAGCGTGACCAAGACCAGTAAAATGTGTGATGTTTTTATCATAAGGCTGCCTGTTATTGATGATCGTCATTTAGTTGTTTCAGCACTTGTTGGTAGGGCTGT
The genomic region above belongs to Gammaproteobacteria bacterium and contains:
- a CDS encoding type II secretion system protein; the encoded protein is MIKNLWAKRHAVTAQFNQIDAAQINDSELKGKFLKLKAKQAGFTLLELLVVVAILAAIAGTASIALQDTDARASAAAHVTMMDELNKGIRTFRVLNKNVLPTGFDSILQTPLSDGSDLASAALLSVAAIEDVAVTTLPVTVAAVMAAGGINSLQYAGLDQTPEGSVVTCIDLEAVIASRANAVVAGNIFMSPAANGCGYTVSFDEDGQIVGGTADSTTQVAIWNGGYERVMGGSGQGFDAAAYAGDDRPALMAVGLGPSSNLFNANDLGGMTTVPVYRHVSGTQYNRFVALFNIGTLSSDGATITANDQVSLTAIVDGAGDTKEEELGEWDGTRNTI